In Nicotiana tabacum cultivar K326 chromosome 17, ASM71507v2, whole genome shotgun sequence, one DNA window encodes the following:
- the LOC107759699 gene encoding uncharacterized protein LOC107759699 has translation MISFTSHRLYRFYHFTASNTLLNGLLFTQPHPIFTFNPSWRHIKIDYFTTNPLPSSSSDFDSVVKRVCSLVCESYCKIQENSHFKSTAPKLKLPIDSEYLTQEQAITVVASLADEGGSMLALSFFYWAIGYVKFRHFMRLYIVLAMYLIENGNFERAHEVMHFMLRNFGEIGMLKEAIDMVFEMQNQGLVLNAQSLNSVVSVATEMGHVDMAEKVFGEMCDRGVCPDSFCFESMVVAYCRMGRVAEADRWLSAMLERGFLVDNATCTLITSVFCEKGSVNRALKIFNQLVELGLAPNVVNYTCLINGLCKKGIIKHAFELLEEMVRKGLKPNVFTHTALIDGLCKKGWMDKAFRLFLKLVKSDNYKPNVHTYTAIIAGYCKQEKLNRAEMLLSRMQEQGLVPNANTYTALIDGYCKVGNFDAAYEFLRVMDEKGLTPGIFTYNAVIDGLCKKGRVEEAYKMLKKGLQSGISPDLVTYTILISQSCKLADNRQAFALFSKMVKAGISPDMHTYTTLIAALCRQKKMKDSEKLFDDAVSLGLIPTKETCTSMICGYCRDKNVAMAKKYFQRMGKYGCAPDSLTYGALISGLCKESKLDEARELYNSMTDKGIPPCEVTRLTLAYEYCKNNEPTIAMDLLDRLDKKLWIRTVCTLVRKLCSEKNVDVAALFFHKLLDKQQSVDRVTLAAFMSVCYESNNYDLVSIMNERITKDFGESMAE, from the exons ATGATTTCCTTTACATCTCATCGTCTCTACAGATTTTACCACTTTACAGCTTCTAACACACTCCTCAATGGCCTCCTTTTCACCCAACCTCACCCCATCTTCACTTTTAATCCCTCTTGGCGCCATATCAAAATTGACTATTTTACAACAAACCCattgccttcatcttcttcagattTTGATTCAGTTGTCAAAAGGGTCTGTTCTTTAGTGTGTGAATCATATTgcaaaattcaagaaaatagCCATTTCAAATCCACAGCTCCCAAGTTGAAACTGCCTATAGATTCTGAGTATTTGACTCAAGAACAGGCTATAACAGTTGTTGCCTCTCTTGCTGATGAGGGAGGCTCAATGCTGGCATTGAGTTTCTTTTACTGGGCAATCGGGTATGTGAAATTCAGGCAttttatgaggctttatatagtttTAGctatgtatttgattgaaaatggAAACTTTGAGAGAGCCCATGAAGTAATGCATTTTATGTTAAGGAATTTCGGTGAAATTGGTATGTTGAAAGAGGCTATAGATATGGTGTTTGAGATGCAAAATCAAGGGTTGGTTTTGAATGCTCAGAGTTTGAATTCTGTTGTTAGTGTTGCTACTGAGATGGGCCATGTTGACATGGCAGAGAAGGTGTTCGGTGAAATGTGTGACAGAGGAGTGTGTCCTGATTCTTTTTGTTTTGAGTCAATGGTTGTTGCTTATTGTAGGATGGGTAGAGTTGCAGAGGCTGATAGGTGGCTGAGTGCAATGCTAGAAAGGGGATTTCTTGTTGATAATGCGACATGCACTTTGATCACGAGTGTGTTTTGTGAAAAGGGGTCTGTTAATAGAGCATTGAAGATTTTCAATCAATTGGTTGAATTGGGGTTGGCTCCAAATGTTGTCAATTATACGTGTTTGATAAATGGATTGTGTAAGAAAGGGATAATTAAGCATGCATTTGAGTTGTTAGAGGAAATGGTTAGAAAAGGTTTAAAACCAAATGTTTTCACTCATACTGCATTGATTGACGGTCTTTGCAAGAAGGGCTGGATGGATAAGGCATTTAGACTATTCCTAAAGCTTGTGAAGAGTGACAATTACAAGCCTAATGTGCATACTTATACAGCCATTATAGCTGGATATTGCAAACAGGAAAAATTGAATCGAGCAGAGATGCTTCTGAGCAGAATGCAAGAACAAGGTTTGGTCCCTAACGCCAACACCTACACTGCTCTCATCGATGGGTACTGTAAAGTGGGTAACTTTGATGCTGCTTATGAATTCTTGCGTGTGATGGATGAAAAGGGTTTGACACCAGGCATTTTTACATATAACGCAGTCATTGATGGTCTATGTAAAAAGGGAAGGGTTGAAGAAGCTTATAAGATGCTGAAGAAAGGTTTGCAAAGTGGAATCTCTCCAGATTTAGTGACTTACACCATTCTCATATCTCAGAGCTGCAAGCTAGCAGATAACAGACAAGCTTTTGCCCTTTTCAGTAAGATGGTCAAAGCTGGTATCAGTCCGGATATGCATACATACACCACATTAATTGCTGCCTTGTGTaggcaaaagaaaatgaaagacagTGAAAAGCTCTTTGATGATGCTGTAAGTTTAGGTTTGATACCTACCAAAGAGACTTGTACTTCAATGATATGCGGATATTGTAGAGATAAAAATGTGGCCATGGCGAAGAAGTACTTCCAGAGGATGGGAAAATATGGTTGTGCACCTGATAGCCTCACTTATGGTGCTCTGATTAGTGGGCTTTGTAAGGAATCAAAGTTGGATGAAGCTAGAGAACTTTACAATTCAATGACTGATAAAGGGATTCCCCCATGTGAAGTAACACGGCTGACTTTAGCTTATGAGTATTGCAAGAACAATGAACCAACCATTGCCATGGACCTTTTAGATAGATTAGACAAAAAACTTTGGATTCGAACTGTATGTACCCTCGTCAGGAAGCTTTGCAGTGAAAAAAATGTGGATGTAGCTGCTCTATTTTTCCATAAACTGTTGGACAAACAACAGAGTGTGGATCGAGTAACTCTTGCAGCCTTTATGTCTGTGTGCTATGAAAGCAATAACTATGACCTTGTGTCCATTATGAATGAGAGGATAACAAAAGACTTTG GAGAATCTATGGCAGAGTGA